GATCGACATCGCGATCAACCCCCGGACTGTGACCGCAGAGGAGATCACGCGGTTCACCTACGAGAGCGTCGCCGAGAACATCGCCGTCCTCGAAAACGACCAGGCGGAGGTCCTCGAACTCGAACTCACCGAGGGATGCGACCTCGTCGGGCGCCCGATCGCCGACATCGTCGCCGAAACCGACATCCGGTTCGTCATCGGAGCGATAACGCGGAACTACGGGCTCGTCACCCCGCGCGGGGAGACCGTGTTACAGGCCGGCGACCACGTGATACTGCTCGTCGAGTCCGACTCCGTGGGCGAGATCGCCGCAATGGCGTGAGACTCCCGTGACCGGAACGATTCGCGTCGGCTGGCGGGCGAGTATCGGACTGGTCGGCGACGTCCTCACCGCCCTCCCCGTCCCCCTCTCGTTTCCGCTGCTCGTCGCGCTCTACTACGGCGAGTCGCCGCTGCCGTTCCTCGCGGCCGCCGCCGTCGCGCTCGGCCTCGGGAGCGCGTTCCGGACGGTCCAAGACCCCGAACAGAACCTCGGGCCGCGCGAGGCGTTCCTCGCGGTGGCGCTGATCTGGTTCCTCGTCGCCGCGGTCGGCGCGGTCCCGTTCGTCGTCGCCGGCGTCGGCACGGTCGCGAACCCGGTAAACGCCCTGTTCGAGTCGATGAGCGGGCTGACGACGACCGGCGCGACCGTCCTCGTCGACTTCTCGCTTCACTCTCGGTCCGTGCTGATGTGGCGGCAGGTGATCCAGTGGCTCGGCGGCCTCGGTATCCTCATCTTAGCGACCGCGGTCCTCTCCGAGGTCGGGGTCGGTGGGGCACAGCTCATGGAGTCCGAGTCACAGACCCAAGACGTCAACAAACTCACGCCGAAGATCTCCCGGACCGCACAGCTCATCTGGGGGATATACTTCGGGCTCACGGGACTCGCGGTCGTCGTGTACTTCCTCCTCGGGCTCGCCTTCGACCCGAAGATGGACCTGTACAACGCGGTCGCGCACGCGTTCACCTCGGTCGCGACCGCGGGCTTTTCGCCGGAGCCGATGAGTATCGGCGCCTTCCACCCGGTGATCCAGTGGGCGGTCGTGCCGTTCATGATCGTCGGATCCACGAGTTTCGTGTTGCTCTACTTCGCGATCAACGGCGAGCCGATGCGGCTCCTTCGCAACGAGGAGTTCCACTTCTATCTCGGCGCGATGGGGTCGCTCGCGGCCGTCGTCGGGCTCGGGCTCTTCTTGGATCCGTCCACCAACTTCGGCTTCGAGGCGACGGTCCGTCACGCGGTGTTCAACGTCGCGTCCATCGTGACCACGACGGGGTACGCCAGCACCGACTACGTGCAGTGGGCGCCCGCCGCGAAACACATCCTCTTCATGGGGATGTTCATCGGCGGGATGGTCGGCTCGACCACCTGTTCGATCAAGTCGCTCCGGTGGCTGGTCGCGCTGAAGTCGTTCCGTCGCAATCTCTACACCGCCATCCACCCGGACGCGGTTCGGCCGGTCCGAATATCTGGAAACCCGGTCGACGAGGGGGCGATCCGCGACATCTACGCGTACCTGCTCCTCTCGCTCGTCATCTTCTTCCTTCTGACCGTGGTGATCGTCGTCGACGCCGAGCGCGCGGGGCTCCGCGTAAACGAGTTCGAGGCGCTCGGCGCCGCGGCGACGACGTTCCTCAACATCGGGCCGGCGTTCGGCGAGGCCGGCCCGTACGGCACGTTCGCCACCTTCCCGATAACGACGCGGGGCGTGATGATCGTCCTGATGTGGATCGGGCGGATCGAGATCATCCCCGTGCTCGTGTTGTTCACGCGGGCGTTCTGGACCTCATGAACGGTCGGACGGGCCTCCCGGCAAACCTCTCTGCTCGCACGACCGACGCGACGGGCGATCCCTCCCGTCGGCCGCTCGCGAGTGGCCCCTCCATCGACGACTTCTTATCGCGCGAGACGGCTACGACGCACATCGAACCCTCCGAGGATCACTCGTGACGCGAACGACGATCGACACGCGGGCGACGCTCAGCTACACCGGGAGCATCGTGAAACTCCTCTCGGCCTCGATGAGCGTCCCGCTTCTCGTGGCGCTCATCTACGGCGAGGACGCGCTCACCTTCGCGGTCTCGATGGTCGCCGGCGTCGCGCTCGGGGCCGGGTTAGAGCGGCTCGACGAGGAGCCGGACCTCGGTCCGCGGGACGCGCTCGCGGTCGTCTCGCTCGCGTGGTTCATGGCCGCCGTCGTGGGCGCGATCCCCTACGTGATCGCCGGCTACGGGACCGCGTCGGCGCTCGCGGACCCGGTGAACGCCCTCTTCGAGTCGATGAGCGGGTTCACGACGACCGGC
This genomic window from Halorubrum sp. PV6 contains:
- a CDS encoding TrkH family potassium uptake protein; the protein is MTGTIRVGWRASIGLVGDVLTALPVPLSFPLLVALYYGESPLPFLAAAAVALGLGSAFRTVQDPEQNLGPREAFLAVALIWFLVAAVGAVPFVVAGVGTVANPVNALFESMSGLTTTGATVLVDFSLHSRSVLMWRQVIQWLGGLGILILATAVLSEVGVGGAQLMESESQTQDVNKLTPKISRTAQLIWGIYFGLTGLAVVVYFLLGLAFDPKMDLYNAVAHAFTSVATAGFSPEPMSIGAFHPVIQWAVVPFMIVGSTSFVLLYFAINGEPMRLLRNEEFHFYLGAMGSLAAVVGLGLFLDPSTNFGFEATVRHAVFNVASIVTTTGYASTDYVQWAPAAKHILFMGMFIGGMVGSTTCSIKSLRWLVALKSFRRNLYTAIHPDAVRPVRISGNPVDEGAIRDIYAYLLLSLVIFFLLTVVIVVDAERAGLRVNEFEALGAAATTFLNIGPAFGEAGPYGTFATFPITTRGVMIVLMWIGRIEIIPVLVLFTRAFWTS